Proteins encoded together in one Terriglobus saanensis SP1PR4 window:
- a CDS encoding FtsB family cell division protein, producing the protein MSPSLSLHRLTSAAARMGEKAYQRRRRMATGAVGVLALMLGYHVVFGRNGLTAFQQKRMDTKSLDAQLGDLTKENERLHAHVERLKSDPNAIEHEAREELHYTRPGEVIYTLPVEPAKH; encoded by the coding sequence GTGAGCCCATCCCTTTCGTTGCATCGTCTTACCTCTGCCGCAGCGCGCATGGGAGAAAAGGCGTATCAACGTCGGCGGAGAATGGCGACTGGTGCTGTGGGCGTTTTAGCACTAATGCTTGGATATCATGTCGTCTTCGGACGGAATGGCCTGACGGCTTTCCAGCAGAAGCGTATGGACACCAAGAGTCTGGACGCGCAGTTGGGCGATCTGACGAAAGAAAATGAGCGTCTACACGCGCACGTGGAACGCCTCAAGAGCGATCCCAATGCGATTGAGCATGAGGCACGCGAAGAACTCCACTACACGCGTCCCGGAGAAGTGATCTATACCCTTCCCGTCGAGCCTGCGAAGCACTAG
- a CDS encoding menaquinone biosynthesis family protein — protein MSLSPTDPKTKTKADAKLETTADTRVISIAHSPDSDDAFMFYGLATNKVRVPGYKFHHTLKDIETLNHRAIEDPFFDVSAISFGAYPYMQSEYALMACGGSVGDGYGPIIVSQKPFTPDEVRKVRIAVPGELTTAYLALKLFAPEVETTNVQFQEIIPAVLAGHFDAGLLIHEGQLTYAANGLKKVLDLGNWWREQTGLPLPLGGNAIRRSLGEEAMNITTHAVRDSIQHALDHREEALSYAMQFAGDIEPSLANRFVGMYVNERTLNYGEDGREAIRLLYEMGYDRGVIAQKTKVDFIG, from the coding sequence ATGAGCCTCAGTCCTACAGATCCGAAGACGAAAACTAAAGCAGACGCTAAATTAGAGACCACTGCGGACACCCGCGTGATCTCCATCGCACATAGCCCCGACTCCGATGATGCCTTCATGTTCTATGGCCTTGCCACGAACAAGGTTCGCGTCCCTGGCTATAAGTTTCACCACACCCTGAAGGACATCGAAACGCTTAACCATCGCGCCATTGAAGACCCGTTCTTCGACGTCAGCGCCATCTCCTTTGGCGCCTATCCTTACATGCAGTCCGAATATGCCCTGATGGCCTGCGGAGGATCCGTAGGCGATGGCTACGGCCCGATCATCGTCTCGCAGAAGCCCTTCACGCCCGACGAAGTCCGCAAAGTGCGCATCGCTGTCCCCGGTGAGCTCACGACCGCTTACCTCGCTTTGAAACTCTTTGCTCCGGAGGTTGAAACAACGAACGTCCAGTTCCAGGAGATCATTCCCGCCGTTCTCGCCGGACATTTCGATGCCGGCCTCCTGATCCACGAAGGCCAACTGACCTACGCTGCCAACGGGCTGAAGAAGGTCCTCGACCTCGGCAACTGGTGGCGCGAGCAGACTGGCCTTCCCCTCCCTCTCGGAGGCAATGCCATCCGTCGCTCACTCGGCGAAGAAGCAATGAACATCACCACGCATGCCGTGCGTGACAGCATCCAGCATGCTCTCGACCATCGCGAGGAAGCTCTCAGCTACGCCATGCAGTTCGCGGGCGACATCGAACCTTCGCTTGCCAACCGTTTCGTTGGCATGTACGTGAATGAGCGCACACTCAACTATGGTGAAGACGGTCGCGAGGCCATCCGCCTCTTGTACGAGATGGGCTATGATCGTGGCGTCATCGCTCAGAAGACAAAGGTCGACTTCATCGGTTAA
- a CDS encoding peptidoglycan-binding domain-containing protein, with product MRPFTLTALFLLALISSTPSQAVRTRRGPTSGRASQRGTKASKHKAEAVSHPRAIEDARATQIQSALIKAGYMSGEPTGHWDSASETAMQKLQSDNGWQSKLVPDSRALIKLGLGPQTPQTTTASSAAPTAHIAQ from the coding sequence ATGCGCCCATTTACTCTCACTGCTCTCTTTTTGCTCGCCCTGATCTCTTCAACCCCATCCCAAGCTGTTCGAACACGGCGCGGACCCACCTCCGGCAGAGCTTCACAGCGCGGGACAAAGGCTTCCAAGCACAAAGCAGAAGCCGTATCGCATCCGCGCGCGATCGAAGACGCCCGTGCGACACAGATTCAATCCGCTCTGATCAAAGCCGGTTACATGTCGGGAGAACCGACCGGCCACTGGGACTCTGCAAGTGAGACAGCCATGCAAAAGCTCCAATCGGACAACGGCTGGCAGAGCAAGCTCGTTCCGGATTCGCGCGCTCTCATCAAGCTGGGTCTCGGACCACAGACGCCGCAGACCACCACCGCCTCGTCCGCGGCTCCCACCGCACATATCGCGCAGTAG
- a CDS encoding biotin transporter BioY gives MSINVAGKYSAAPAKAYSIVWNTVFVIAGSMFIAICAHIAVPLPFSPVPMTLQPFAVILMGMMLGPVAGSAAAAAYLFEGLAGAPVFTTHGPGGLLQLLGPTGGYLMSYPFAAAIAGALFACRRTFFAGALAGTAAMALVFLSGAVWFATLTHAPAHAVWIASVAPFLPGEVVKICAAAGIASALPNFRN, from the coding sequence ATGTCCATCAACGTCGCAGGCAAATACTCCGCCGCACCCGCCAAAGCCTACAGCATCGTATGGAACACCGTCTTCGTCATTGCCGGGTCGATGTTCATCGCAATCTGTGCTCATATCGCGGTCCCACTTCCCTTTTCTCCGGTCCCGATGACCCTGCAGCCCTTTGCCGTCATCCTCATGGGTATGATGCTCGGTCCAGTTGCTGGCTCGGCTGCGGCCGCAGCGTATCTTTTCGAAGGCCTGGCCGGCGCGCCCGTCTTCACAACACATGGGCCCGGCGGTCTGCTTCAGCTCCTCGGTCCGACTGGTGGATACCTGATGTCCTACCCGTTTGCCGCAGCCATCGCGGGTGCACTCTTCGCATGCCGGCGAACGTTCTTTGCTGGCGCCCTCGCGGGCACCGCCGCCATGGCCCTCGTGTTCCTCAGCGGTGCCGTATGGTTCGCTACCCTGACACACGCTCCGGCCCACGCTGTCTGGATCGCCTCCGTAGCCCCTTTCCTTCCAGGCGAAGTGGTTAAGATCTGCGCCGCCGCTGGCATCGCCTCCGCTCTACCCAACTTTCGTAACTAA